A window from Leptothermofonsia sichuanensis E412 encodes these proteins:
- the petA gene encoding cytochrome f — translation MKTFPSERLIPRPGVLRQAALVMIAIAVFLTGSFIQPQAAAAYPIFAQQAYSNPREATGRIVCANCHLAAKPTQVEVPQSVLPDTVFEAVVKIPYDTKAQQVVGNGEKGPLNVGAVLMLPEGFKIAPEDRIPEEMKEKVQDLYFQPYSEDKENIVVIGPLPGEQYQEIVFPVLSPDPNTDKSIHFGKYAVHVGGNRGRGQVYPNGEKSNNAVYNASAAGQITRIEKPEDGGYLVTIQAEDGSMVTDTIPAGPALIVAEGQTVKAGEALTENPNVGGFGQADTEIVLQNPNRILGLLAFLAIVTLSQILLVLKKKQVERVQAAEMQF, via the coding sequence ATGAAAACCTTTCCTTCAGAGAGATTGATACCCCGCCCTGGTGTGCTCAGGCAGGCAGCGTTGGTGATGATTGCGATCGCTGTTTTTCTGACCGGCAGCTTTATCCAGCCCCAGGCGGCGGCAGCCTATCCAATTTTTGCTCAACAGGCATATAGCAATCCCCGTGAGGCAACCGGGCGAATTGTTTGTGCAAACTGTCACCTGGCAGCAAAACCAACCCAGGTGGAAGTGCCCCAATCAGTTCTGCCAGATACCGTGTTTGAAGCCGTTGTCAAAATTCCCTATGACACCAAGGCGCAACAGGTGGTTGGCAATGGTGAAAAGGGACCCCTGAATGTTGGTGCGGTGTTAATGTTGCCAGAGGGATTTAAGATTGCGCCGGAAGATCGGATTCCAGAGGAAATGAAAGAGAAGGTTCAAGACCTTTACTTCCAGCCTTATAGCGAAGACAAAGAGAACATCGTTGTGATTGGCCCGTTGCCTGGTGAGCAATATCAGGAAATTGTCTTCCCGGTTCTTTCTCCCGATCCGAACACAGACAAGTCCATCCACTTTGGCAAATATGCAGTTCACGTAGGCGGTAACCGTGGTCGGGGTCAGGTCTACCCCAATGGTGAAAAGAGCAATAATGCTGTCTACAATGCGTCTGCTGCCGGTCAGATCACCAGGATTGAAAAACCAGAAGATGGCGGTTATCTGGTGACGATCCAGGCGGAGGATGGCAGTATGGTGACAGATACGATTCCTGCGGGTCCTGCTTTGATTGTTGCCGAGGGGCAAACGGTGAAGGCGGGCGAAGCGCTGACGGAAAATCCCAATGTGGGTGGCTTTGGTCAGGCTGATACGGAAATCGTGCTCCAAAATCCCAATCGTATCCTGGGTCTACTGGCATTTCTGGCGATTGTTACCCTGTCTCAGATTCTGCTGGTTCTTAAGAAGAAACAGGTTGAGCGTGTCCAGGCAGCCGAGATGCAATTTTAG
- the petC gene encoding cytochrome b6-f complex iron-sulfur subunit, translated as MAQISGSSDVPDMGRRQFLNLLMVSAGATTVLGALYPVVQYFIPPSSGGGSGGTTAKDALGNDVLVSDFLASHAPGDHVLVQGLKGDPTYIVVKEDRSLADFGINAVCTHLGCVVPWNANENKFICPCHGSQYDSNGKVVRGPAPLSLALAHATVEENKVSFTPWTETDFRTGEEPWWA; from the coding sequence ATGGCACAAATTTCTGGATCTTCGGACGTACCTGATATGGGGCGTCGCCAATTCTTAAACCTGCTGATGGTCAGTGCAGGGGCAACCACTGTATTGGGTGCGCTTTATCCTGTTGTTCAGTATTTTATTCCTCCCTCCAGCGGTGGCGGCAGTGGTGGAACGACGGCGAAAGATGCCCTCGGCAATGATGTTCTGGTGAGTGACTTTCTGGCAAGCCATGCTCCCGGCGACCATGTGCTCGTGCAGGGGCTGAAGGGTGACCCAACCTACATTGTGGTCAAGGAAGACAGGTCGCTCGCAGACTTTGGGATTAATGCCGTCTGTACCCACCTGGGCTGTGTTGTCCCCTGGAACGCGAACGAGAACAAATTTATCTGCCCCTGCCACGGCTCCCAGTATGACAGCAATGGCAAAGTTGTGCGGGGACCGGCTCCCCTATCCCTGGCACTGGCCCACGCCACGGTTGAAGAAAATAAGGTTTCGTTTACTCCCTGGACTGAAACGGACTTTCGTACCGGGGAAGAACCCTGGTGGGCATAG
- a CDS encoding DUF3067 family protein, giving the protein MTGEDLRQILLNKWGRSYDIQLRRTQGKILVLIMWKYLEQVSFPLTEEEYLAHLDAIASYLQAWGSVQQVRAFIERTQERPRLGKAVSIALELGDRASEWILEDF; this is encoded by the coding sequence ATGACAGGGGAGGATCTGCGCCAGATTTTGCTGAATAAATGGGGGCGCTCCTACGATATTCAATTGAGGCGTACCCAGGGAAAGATCCTTGTTTTAATCATGTGGAAGTATCTGGAGCAGGTATCTTTTCCATTGACAGAGGAAGAATATCTGGCCCATCTGGATGCGATCGCCAGCTACCTGCAAGCCTGGGGCAGTGTCCAGCAGGTCAGGGCTTTCATTGAAAGAACCCAGGAACGCCCACGTCTGGGAAAGGCCGTCAGCATTGCCCTGGAGTTGGGCGATCGGGCATCGGAATGGATTTTGGAAGATTTTTGA
- the rdgB gene encoding RdgB/HAM1 family non-canonical purine NTP pyrophosphatase translates to MARLVVATGNPGKLKEMEAYLVELGWELTLKPEQLEIEETGDSFAENACLKASQVAEATGEWAIADDSGLEVDALDGAPGVFSARYGKTDSERIERLLNALGNELNREARFVCAIAIARPDGTIALQAEGICPGRILHAPRGTGGFGYDPIFYVPEQSQTFAEMPAAVKHRISHRGRAFQALLPQFQSLSAETWGQGE, encoded by the coding sequence ATGGCAAGACTGGTGGTTGCAACAGGGAATCCAGGCAAGCTGAAAGAGATGGAGGCATACCTGGTGGAATTGGGTTGGGAGTTGACCCTGAAGCCTGAGCAGTTAGAAATTGAAGAAACAGGAGATAGCTTTGCGGAAAATGCCTGTCTGAAGGCCTCCCAGGTTGCAGAAGCCACGGGAGAATGGGCGATCGCCGATGACTCTGGTTTAGAAGTCGATGCCCTGGATGGTGCTCCTGGTGTTTTTTCCGCCCGTTACGGGAAGACGGATAGTGAGCGGATTGAACGCTTACTGAATGCCCTGGGAAATGAGCTAAACCGGGAAGCCCGGTTTGTGTGTGCCATTGCGATCGCCCGACCAGATGGCACCATTGCTCTGCAAGCGGAGGGAATTTGTCCTGGTAGAATTCTCCACGCACCACGAGGCACAGGTGGGTTTGGCTATGACCCTATTTTTTACGTGCCGGAACAGAGCCAGACCTTTGCGGAAATGCCCGCCGCAGTGAAACATCGGATCAGCCATCGGGGTAGAGCTTTTCAAGCCCTGCTGCCTCAGTTCCAGTCCCTCTCCGCAGAAACCTGGGGGCAAGGGGAGTAA
- a CDS encoding GDSL-type esterase/lipase family protein — MHAVAVPSYPHLESVPQPLKVVALGDSLIYGFGDPVGGGWVERLRRNWMHPNSPNHALYNLGIRGDGVKQVSSRLEHEYRLRGELRNRVPDLIILSVGVNDSARLSRPDGRNFTDFDVFWAEMRGLLGRARRLCPVLFVGMVPVDESRMPFLDCLYYNHNDQHRYKEATRLACKELHIPYLDIFDAWLARGEEWCRQQLSPDGLHPNVSGYQALLEDVIQWRPFVELVGRRGIS; from the coding sequence ATGCACGCAGTTGCTGTTCCTTCCTATCCTCACCTGGAGTCAGTCCCCCAGCCGTTGAAGGTCGTTGCGCTGGGAGATAGCCTGATCTACGGATTTGGTGATCCTGTAGGGGGAGGATGGGTGGAGCGACTGCGGCGAAACTGGATGCATCCGAACAGCCCCAACCATGCGCTCTACAATCTGGGCATTCGGGGAGATGGCGTCAAGCAGGTTTCCAGCCGCCTGGAGCATGAATATCGCCTGCGGGGTGAACTGCGCAACCGGGTTCCCGATCTCATCATTCTGTCGGTGGGAGTGAATGATTCCGCTCGTCTGTCCCGCCCCGATGGCCGTAACTTTACAGATTTCGATGTATTCTGGGCCGAAATGAGGGGTTTACTGGGTCGAGCAAGACGGCTTTGTCCGGTTTTGTTCGTGGGCATGGTGCCTGTGGATGAGTCCAGGATGCCCTTTCTGGATTGCCTCTACTACAATCACAATGACCAGCACCGGTATAAAGAAGCCACTCGTCTGGCATGTAAAGAGCTTCATATCCCCTATCTGGATATTTTTGATGCCTGGCTGGCGCGGGGAGAGGAGTGGTGCAGGCAGCAACTCAGCCCGGATGGTTTACATCCCAATGTATCTGGCTACCAGGCATTGCTGGAAGATGTGATTCAGTGGCGACCGTTTGTGGAATTAGTGGGCAGGCGTGGAATTAGCTGA